Proteins encoded together in one uncultured Desulfosarcina sp. window:
- a CDS encoding L,D-transpeptidase family protein yields MKSIAIMCLLLLLYPHFGLAIQKADRVVVVKSESKLYLEQNGKVIRSYPVALGGNPIGHKQRQGDQRTPEGRYILDLKNPNSAYYKSIRISYPNAADRARARRAGVHPGGWIMIHGQKNGYGHLAPITQRYNWTTGCIAVTNAEMDEIWQAVDIGIPIEIRP; encoded by the coding sequence ATGAAGTCCATCGCTATCATGTGCCTGCTGCTACTGCTGTACCCCCATTTCGGATTGGCCATCCAAAAGGCCGATCGGGTAGTGGTCGTCAAATCCGAATCGAAACTGTACCTCGAACAAAACGGCAAGGTCATTCGATCCTACCCGGTTGCCCTGGGCGGCAACCCGATAGGGCATAAGCAGCGCCAGGGCGATCAGCGCACCCCCGAAGGCCGCTACATCCTGGATCTGAAGAATCCGAACAGCGCCTATTACAAATCCATCCGCATCTCCTATCCCAATGCCGCCGACCGGGCGCGCGCCAGGCGTGCGGGCGTGCACCCGGGCGGATGGATCATGATCCACGGCCAGAAAAACGGTTACGGGCATCTGGCGCCTATTACCCAGCGCTATAATTGGACCACCGGTTGTATTGCCGTCACGAATGCTGAAATGGACGAGATCTGGCAGGCCGTCGATATCGGCATTCCCATCGAGATCCGCCCGTAA